The following are from one region of the Archangium lipolyticum genome:
- a CDS encoding S8 family serine peptidase — MGALVVGCALVAPLSAVAGPSDAKKPPASVRGVSLPPAVLVTGSRDVAAGGARGYSLVTPAGLVFHHTDRPVLALRSRQVPDTAIQLHTWQELQTNGTHQAYTAYTRGGTETLGRVRDTSYLVRLDAAQFDPLQGSQPLATGLLAADPDNTLHLVQFLGTPLPEFREAIQRQGGKVLRFLTDHTFVVDMDADARKRVAELPYVRWVGPYHPEYRLERELRDSLMGLAPELAPQRYSIMLGEGGTGRQGQVAALVRRLGGTVDLVEPGGLRVEATLNADQLRQVARSNAVQFIDRWGGPGGVDMDIVRNLGGANYLEGLKGWTGQGVRGEIFDTELLTTHQEWATAPIIHSAGTTSSSYHGTSCYSNNFARGVNQAARGMLPSGQGIFFRYSESTQFGGTRSRYDINKELIDPAGPYRAVFQTSSVGSAQGTAYTTLSAEVDDYLFKHPILSTQSQSNLGSRNSRPQAWAKNIVSVGAFQHQNTSNRADDRWGYTGSIGPAADGRIKPDLSYFYDSIESATGSGNTNYTQFGGTSSATPQTAGHFGLLFQMWHESVWSGFGGKADVFASRPQMATAKALMINNAWRYNWLAGGSNSDIDRYKQGWGTADIRRLYDRAPKTSVIDETDLLTPLGVKTYDVTVLSGETELNVTLVFTDPMGTVGAAQARINDLSLRVTAPNGTVYWGNHGLTAGNFSTQGGTSNTIDTVENVFIQNPVAGKWKVEVLGDEIVQDAHVETAALDADYGLVVSGGVIVVGDVDGNGCVNTDDINLITAAMGQTVPPAAPALDLNGDAVINVFDRNIALQNYGKGCTTPLK, encoded by the coding sequence ATGGGGGCGCTGGTGGTGGGCTGTGCCCTTGTTGCCCCTCTGTCCGCCGTCGCGGGCCCGTCCGACGCGAAGAAGCCGCCCGCCTCCGTGCGCGGCGTCTCGCTGCCTCCGGCGGTGCTCGTCACGGGTTCGCGGGATGTCGCCGCGGGTGGCGCCAGGGGTTACTCGCTCGTTACACCGGCCGGGCTCGTGTTCCACCACACCGACAGGCCTGTCTTGGCGCTGCGCTCCCGCCAGGTTCCCGACACAGCCATCCAACTGCATACGTGGCAGGAATTGCAAACGAACGGGACACACCAGGCCTACACGGCCTATACGCGTGGCGGGACGGAGACGCTCGGCCGTGTCAGGGATACAAGCTACCTGGTACGTCTGGACGCGGCGCAGTTCGATCCGCTCCAGGGCTCGCAGCCGCTGGCCACCGGTCTCCTCGCCGCGGATCCAGATAACACGTTGCACCTGGTGCAGTTTCTCGGGACGCCGCTGCCGGAGTTTCGTGAGGCCATCCAGCGCCAGGGCGGCAAGGTGCTGCGCTTTCTCACGGACCACACCTTCGTGGTGGACATGGACGCGGACGCGCGGAAGCGCGTGGCGGAACTACCCTACGTGCGCTGGGTAGGGCCCTACCACCCCGAGTACCGGCTGGAGCGCGAGCTGCGGGACTCCCTGATGGGGCTGGCGCCGGAATTGGCACCGCAGCGCTACTCCATCATGCTGGGTGAGGGCGGCACCGGGCGGCAGGGGCAGGTGGCCGCCCTGGTTCGGCGGCTCGGTGGCACGGTGGACCTCGTCGAGCCGGGCGGCCTGCGCGTGGAGGCCACGCTCAACGCGGACCAGCTACGCCAGGTGGCTCGCTCCAACGCGGTGCAGTTCATCGACCGGTGGGGTGGCCCCGGTGGCGTGGACATGGACATCGTCCGCAACCTGGGCGGCGCCAACTACCTGGAGGGGCTCAAGGGCTGGACGGGGCAGGGCGTGCGCGGGGAAATCTTCGACACCGAGCTACTCACCACCCACCAGGAGTGGGCCACCGCACCCATCATCCACAGCGCTGGCACCACGAGCAGCAGCTATCACGGCACCAGTTGCTACAGTAACAACTTCGCCCGGGGCGTGAACCAGGCTGCGCGTGGCATGCTTCCCAGCGGTCAGGGCATCTTCTTCCGCTACAGCGAGTCCACTCAGTTCGGTGGCACCAGGTCCCGCTACGACATCAACAAGGAGCTCATCGATCCGGCCGGGCCCTACCGTGCCGTGTTCCAGACCTCCAGCGTGGGGAGCGCCCAGGGCACCGCCTACACCACCCTCTCCGCCGAGGTGGACGACTACCTCTTCAAGCATCCCATCCTCAGCACGCAGTCGCAGAGCAATCTGGGCAGCCGGAACTCACGCCCGCAGGCGTGGGCGAAGAACATCGTCTCCGTGGGCGCGTTCCAGCACCAGAACACCTCCAACCGCGCGGATGACCGCTGGGGCTACACCGGCAGCATCGGCCCCGCGGCGGACGGCCGCATCAAGCCGGACCTGTCCTACTTCTACGACTCCATCGAGTCGGCGACTGGCAGCGGCAACACCAACTACACCCAGTTCGGCGGTACCAGCTCCGCTACACCGCAAACGGCGGGCCACTTCGGCCTGCTCTTCCAGATGTGGCACGAGAGCGTCTGGAGTGGCTTCGGCGGCAAGGCGGACGTGTTCGCCAGCCGCCCGCAGATGGCCACCGCCAAGGCGCTGATGATCAACAACGCCTGGCGCTACAACTGGCTGGCCGGCGGCTCCAACTCGGACATCGACCGTTATAAACAGGGTTGGGGCACCGCCGACATCCGGCGCCTCTACGATCGCGCCCCGAAGACGAGCGTCATCGACGAGACGGACCTCCTCACTCCGCTGGGTGTCAAGACGTACGACGTCACCGTCCTGTCCGGTGAGACGGAACTGAACGTCACGCTCGTCTTCACCGACCCGATGGGCACCGTCGGCGCGGCCCAGGCGCGCATCAACGATCTGTCGCTCCGCGTGACGGCTCCCAACGGCACCGTCTACTGGGGCAACCACGGCCTGACGGCGGGCAACTTCTCCACCCAGGGGGGAACGTCCAACACCATCGACACGGTGGAGAACGTGTTCATCCAGAACCCCGTGGCCGGTAAGTGGAAGGTGGAGGTGCTGGGCGACGAAATCGTCCAGGACGCCCATGTGGAGACGGCCGCGCTGGATGCGGACTACGGCCTGGTGGTCAGCGGCGGCGTCATCGTGGTGGGCGATGTCGACGGTAACGGCTGCGTGAATACCGACGACATCAACCTCATCACCGCGGCCATGGGCCAGACGGTGCCCCCCGCCGCCCCCGCGCTCGACCTCAACGGCGACGCCGTCATCAACGTTTTCGACCGCAACATTGCCCTGCAGAACTACGGCAAGGGCTGCACCACCCCGCTGAAGTAG